In a single window of the Pseudoxanthomonas sp. F37 genome:
- a CDS encoding GNAT family N-acetyltransferase: protein MKATPLQWKTDWCFEKSQQRRHYVIEPWLDGRRVGRAHGWFESGERFVLEKIEIDSRQRSRGYGSTVIEQLRQKARDEGCRELVINNVRSSNHRAISLYEALGAKAVPLSSSLCAFAISPP from the coding sequence TTGAAAGCAACCCCTCTCCAATGGAAAACAGACTGGTGCTTCGAGAAGAGCCAGCAGCGGCGGCACTATGTCATTGAGCCATGGCTCGATGGCCGTCGCGTAGGTCGCGCCCATGGGTGGTTCGAGTCGGGCGAACGCTTTGTGCTGGAGAAGATCGAAATCGATTCGAGACAGCGCTCCCGCGGCTATGGCAGCACGGTGATTGAACAGCTGCGACAGAAGGCGCGTGACGAGGGGTGTCGCGAGCTGGTGATCAACAATGTGCGCTCCAGCAACCACAGGGCCATCTCGCTCTATGAGGCCCTGGGTGCGAAGGCCGTTCCGCTGTCGTCAAGCCTCTGCGCCTTTGCCATTTCGCCGCCGTAG
- the wrbA gene encoding NAD(P)H:quinone oxidoreductase yields the protein MPEILVLYYSRGGSVARLARQIARGVGEVEGMSARLRSVPPVAAVTQQAAPPVPEDGAPYVDKQDLADCAGLVLGSPTRFGNMAAPVKHFIDGLGAEWASGTLVGKPAAVFTSTATQHGGQESTLLSMQVPLLHHGCVIVGIPFTEPQLSTTRTGGTPYGASHVAGGEDDPQPSDEEAALARALGRRVADIARRLGVR from the coding sequence ATGCCCGAGATCCTGGTGCTCTACTACAGCCGCGGCGGTTCCGTGGCCAGGCTGGCGCGGCAGATCGCGCGCGGCGTGGGCGAAGTCGAGGGGATGTCCGCGCGCCTGCGCAGCGTGCCGCCGGTGGCCGCGGTGACCCAGCAGGCGGCACCGCCCGTACCCGAGGACGGCGCCCCGTACGTGGACAAGCAGGACCTGGCCGACTGTGCGGGCCTGGTGCTGGGCAGCCCCACCCGCTTCGGCAACATGGCCGCGCCGGTGAAGCACTTCATCGACGGCCTGGGTGCGGAATGGGCCAGCGGCACGCTGGTGGGCAAGCCGGCGGCGGTGTTCACCTCCACCGCCACCCAGCACGGTGGGCAGGAATCCACCCTGCTGTCGATGCAGGTGCCGCTGCTGCACCATGGCTGCGTGATCGTCGGCATTCCCTTCACCGAGCCGCAGCTGAGCACCACGCGCACCGGCGGCACGCCCTACGGCGCCAGCCACGTGGCCGGCGGCGAGGACGATCCGCAACCCAGCGACGAGGAGGCCGCGCTGGCGCGGGCGCTGGGCCGGCGCGTGGCCGACATCGCGCGCCGGCTGGGGGTGCGCTGA
- a CDS encoding DUF2069 domain-containing protein, with amino-acid sequence MERSRLVLAGLLQLLAVLYAVWFFGDRHYTAVLLVFCLPPVLLMIGVMARRRSAAFWSGVLALFWFAHAVMVAWSRPAEAGFAWAGIVLSVGIVLATSWPAFAKRFGRKR; translated from the coding sequence ATGGAACGTTCGCGCCTGGTCCTGGCCGGCCTGCTGCAGCTGCTGGCGGTGCTGTATGCGGTCTGGTTCTTCGGCGACCGCCATTACACGGCGGTGCTGCTGGTGTTCTGCCTGCCGCCGGTGCTGCTGATGATCGGCGTGATGGCGCGCCGGCGCAGTGCGGCGTTCTGGTCCGGGGTGCTGGCGCTGTTCTGGTTCGCGCATGCGGTGATGGTGGCGTGGTCGCGGCCGGCGGAGGCCGGTTTCGCCTGGGCCGGCATCGTGCTGTCGGTCGGTATCGTGCTGGCCACCAGCTGGCCGGCCTTCGCCAAGCGGTTCGGCAGGAAGCGGTGA
- a CDS encoding LacI family DNA-binding transcriptional regulator, protein MATIYDIARHVGVSAGTVSRALSRPEKVLPATRERIQQAAAALGYVPNTIARTLKTQRSGKILVTVPDIANPFFAKILQGAEETAQAADYAVLLGDTQHQPDREERYVQMLRRNEADGLIVLGHRLPPTAREIVQQLGPRAPVVNGCEFDPALGIPSVHIDNAAAARAAMEHLYGLGHQRIAVVGGPPDNPLHRQRLEGAKAAARARGRLRQLILAPGDFSVESGYAAARQLLAQGTGAPTAAFCFSDQMALGVLAACRDLGLGVPHDVSVIGFDDLASSRYLNPPLTTISQPMREIGIRAVKLLLAIIDGMDVQHRQTLDFALMLRGSTAERVG, encoded by the coding sequence ATGGCGACGATCTACGACATCGCTCGACACGTGGGCGTCTCGGCAGGGACGGTGTCCCGCGCGCTCTCGCGCCCGGAGAAGGTGCTGCCGGCCACGCGCGAGCGCATCCAGCAGGCGGCGGCCGCACTGGGCTATGTCCCCAACACGATAGCCCGGACGCTCAAGACGCAGCGCAGCGGGAAGATCCTGGTGACCGTGCCGGACATCGCCAATCCCTTCTTCGCAAAGATCCTGCAGGGTGCGGAAGAAACCGCGCAGGCCGCCGACTACGCCGTGCTCCTGGGCGATACCCAGCACCAGCCCGATCGCGAAGAGCGCTACGTGCAGATGCTTCGCCGCAACGAGGCCGATGGCCTGATCGTCCTGGGACATCGGCTGCCGCCGACGGCGCGCGAGATCGTCCAGCAGTTGGGCCCGCGCGCGCCGGTGGTCAATGGCTGCGAGTTCGATCCGGCGTTGGGCATTCCCAGTGTCCATATCGACAACGCCGCCGCCGCGCGCGCCGCGATGGAACACCTGTACGGACTGGGGCATCAGCGCATCGCGGTAGTCGGTGGCCCGCCCGACAATCCCCTGCATCGGCAACGACTGGAAGGGGCGAAGGCGGCCGCCAGGGCGCGCGGCCGCCTGCGCCAGTTGATACTCGCGCCGGGCGACTTCTCGGTGGAGTCCGGCTACGCGGCGGCCAGGCAGCTGCTGGCGCAGGGCACCGGCGCCCCGACCGCGGCCTTCTGCTTCAGCGACCAGATGGCGTTGGGGGTACTGGCCGCCTGCAGGGACCTCGGCCTCGGCGTGCCGCATGACGTCTCGGTCATCGGCTTCGACGACCTGGCCTCATCCCGTTACCTCAACCCGCCCTTGACCACCATCAGCCAACCCATGCGCGAAATCGGCATTCGCGCCGTGAAGCTCTTGCTCGCCATCATCGACGGCATGGACGTGCAGCACCGGCAGACCTTGGATTTTGCTCTGATGCTGCGTGGGTCCACCGCGGAACGCGTGGGGTAG
- a CDS encoding asparaginase domain-containing protein: MDELLIVTTGGTIDKIYFDDKSDYQIGDPQIGMILRELGVTFRFTVIPILRKDSLHITDEDRELIRATIAAQPTKHVLVTHGTDSMVQTGHVLASIPDKTIVMTGALSPARFRGSDAEFNIGCAIGAVQSLPAGVYIAMNGRIWDPAKVRKNVAANRFEAV; the protein is encoded by the coding sequence ATGGACGAGCTGCTGATCGTCACCACCGGTGGCACGATCGACAAGATCTACTTCGACGACAAGTCCGACTACCAGATCGGCGATCCGCAGATCGGCATGATCCTGCGCGAGTTGGGCGTGACGTTCCGCTTCACGGTCATCCCCATCCTGCGCAAGGACTCGCTGCACATCACCGACGAGGACCGCGAGCTGATCCGCGCGACCATCGCGGCGCAGCCGACGAAGCATGTGCTGGTCACGCACGGCACCGACAGCATGGTGCAGACCGGCCATGTGCTGGCCTCCATCCCGGACAAGACCATCGTGATGACCGGCGCCCTCAGCCCGGCGCGCTTCCGCGGCTCGGACGCGGAGTTCAACATCGGCTGCGCCATCGGCGCCGTGCAGTCGCTGCCGGCGGGCGTGTACATCGCCATGAACGGGCGGATCTGGGACCCGGCCAAGGTCAGGAAGAACGTGGCGGCGAACCGGTTCGAGGCGGTGTGA
- a CDS encoding nucleoside permease, whose protein sequence is MTFAMSRLSAMMFLQFFIWGAWFVTLGTYLVQGPLKASASQVATAFLSQSIGAIVAPFLVGLIADRYFAAQRILAVLHLAGAVLMWFASTATSFDAFAAYVMAYMLLFMPTLALANSVAMRHMQSPEKQFPPVRVAGSIGWIVAGVLIGWLGWEQAHRLELTFRMAAAASLMLGLYAFTLPHTPPLAQQRNASLGQILGLDALRLLKSRSYLVFFLASIAICVPLSFYYNFTNPYLNDLGVRGAAGLQSLGQVSEVLLMLAMPFLFARLGVKTMLAIGMAAWVVRYGMFAYGDAGGGFALLVVGIVLHGICYDFFFVTGQIYTDAHAGPAVRSSAQGFITLATYGVGMLIGTFLSGAVVEHYTTAAGPDWQKIWLFPAAVAFVVLVAFLLLFRERPVSAAAPSTSSAS, encoded by the coding sequence ATGACGTTCGCTATGTCGCGCCTGAGCGCGATGATGTTCCTGCAGTTCTTCATCTGGGGGGCGTGGTTCGTCACCCTGGGCACGTATCTGGTGCAGGGCCCGCTGAAGGCCAGCGCAAGCCAGGTCGCCACCGCCTTCCTCAGCCAGTCCATCGGCGCCATCGTCGCGCCGTTCCTGGTCGGACTGATCGCCGACCGCTACTTCGCCGCGCAACGCATCCTGGCGGTGCTGCACCTGGCCGGGGCGGTGCTGATGTGGTTCGCGTCCACGGCGACGAGCTTCGACGCATTCGCTGCTTACGTGATGGCCTACATGCTGTTGTTCATGCCGACGCTGGCGCTGGCGAACAGCGTGGCGATGCGGCACATGCAGTCGCCGGAAAAACAGTTCCCGCCCGTGCGGGTCGCGGGCAGCATCGGCTGGATCGTCGCCGGCGTGCTGATCGGCTGGCTGGGCTGGGAACAGGCGCACCGCCTGGAGCTCACCTTCCGCATGGCCGCGGCGGCCTCGCTGATGCTGGGGCTGTACGCGTTCACCCTGCCGCACACGCCACCGCTGGCGCAGCAGCGCAACGCTTCGCTGGGCCAGATCCTGGGCCTGGACGCGTTGCGCCTGCTGAAGTCGCGCTCGTACCTGGTGTTCTTCCTGGCCTCCATCGCCATCTGCGTGCCGCTGTCGTTCTACTACAACTTCACCAACCCATACCTCAACGACCTGGGTGTGCGCGGTGCGGCCGGCCTGCAGTCCCTGGGCCAGGTGTCCGAAGTGCTGCTGATGCTGGCCATGCCCTTCCTGTTCGCCCGGCTGGGGGTCAAGACCATGCTGGCGATCGGCATGGCGGCGTGGGTGGTGCGCTACGGGATGTTCGCCTATGGCGACGCCGGCGGCGGGTTCGCGCTGCTGGTCGTCGGCATCGTGCTGCACGGCATCTGCTACGACTTCTTCTTCGTCACCGGCCAGATCTACACCGACGCCCACGCGGGCCCGGCCGTACGCAGCAGCGCGCAAGGGTTCATCACGCTGGCCACCTATGGCGTGGGCATGCTGATCGGTACCTTCCTGTCCGGTGCGGTCGTCGAGCACTACACCACGGCGGCGGGCCCGGACTGGCAGAAGATCTGGCTGTTCCCCGCGGCCGTGGCCTTCGTCGTGCTGGTGGCCTTCCTGCTGCTGTTCCGCGAGCGGCCGGTGTCCGCCGCTGCGCCCTCCACCTCGTCCGCCAGTTGA
- a CDS encoding acylphosphatase: MPAARFLVAGKVQGVFFRASTRERALDLGLRGRATNLADGGVEVIAEGQAAALDALEAWLQHGPPAACVGSVVRQAWTGPVNDGFVTG; encoded by the coding sequence ATGCCCGCCGCGCGCTTCCTGGTCGCCGGCAAGGTGCAGGGCGTGTTCTTCCGCGCCTCCACGCGCGAGCGCGCGCTGGATTTGGGCTTGCGTGGCCGGGCCACCAATCTTGCCGACGGCGGCGTGGAAGTGATCGCCGAAGGCCAGGCCGCCGCACTGGATGCGCTGGAAGCGTGGCTTCAGCACGGGCCACCCGCTGCGTGCGTCGGCTCGGTCGTGCGCCAGGCGTGGACGGGACCGGTGAACGACGGCTTCGTCACCGGCTGA
- the ppk2 gene encoding polyphosphate kinase 2: protein MKPLKRKDYEARLKPLQLELAAMARWASHCGARIVVVVEGRDTAGKGGAIGAITEHLNPRQCRVVALPKPGEREATQWYFQRYIAHLPAAGEIVLFDRSWYNRAGVEKVMGYCTDEQYQRFLQQAPVFERGITDDGILLFKYWLCVDQALQEERFAERADEPLKSWKLSPIDLKAREKYADYTAAREAMLEATHTAHAPWTLVDFNDQRVGRLTLIRDLLDRLPDTRVPVEPLGLPPLRGKLHKERYGVLKPIKPQRGG, encoded by the coding sequence ATGAAGCCGCTCAAGCGCAAGGACTACGAAGCCCGCCTGAAACCGCTGCAGCTGGAACTGGCGGCGATGGCCCGCTGGGCCTCGCACTGCGGTGCGCGCATCGTGGTGGTGGTGGAAGGCCGCGACACCGCCGGCAAGGGCGGCGCCATCGGCGCGATCACCGAACACCTCAACCCGCGCCAGTGCCGCGTGGTGGCGTTGCCCAAGCCGGGCGAACGCGAAGCCACGCAATGGTATTTCCAGCGCTACATCGCGCACCTGCCGGCAGCGGGCGAGATCGTGCTGTTCGACCGCAGCTGGTACAACCGCGCCGGCGTCGAGAAGGTCATGGGCTACTGCACCGACGAGCAGTACCAGCGCTTCCTGCAGCAGGCGCCGGTGTTCGAACGCGGCATCACCGACGACGGCATCCTCCTGTTCAAGTACTGGCTGTGCGTGGACCAGGCCCTGCAGGAGGAGCGCTTCGCCGAGCGTGCGGACGAACCGCTGAAAAGCTGGAAGCTGTCGCCGATCGACCTGAAGGCGCGCGAGAAGTACGCCGACTACACGGCCGCGCGCGAAGCCATGCTGGAGGCCACCCACACCGCGCACGCCCCGTGGACGCTGGTGGACTTCAACGACCAGCGCGTCGGTCGCCTCACCCTGATCCGCGACCTGCTGGACCGCCTGCCCGACACCCGCGTGCCGGTGGAACCGCTGGGCCTGCCGCCGCTGCGCGGCAAGCTGCACAAGGAACGCTACGGCGTGCTCAAGCCGATCAAGCCGCAGCGCGGCGGCTGA
- a CDS encoding YihY family inner membrane protein, producing MEPLDSLNRWTERVRDRARMGTFFRFLAKRFLDDRLFQAAGSLAYTTLFALVPLAMVVFGVLSAFSTFQEWSDQLRDYIFANFLPGAAASLKTKLDGFLDNTGKLTAVGVIALVVSLLITLNSIEATFNRIWRVRSARPKLSRFLVYWTVLTLGALMAAASLALSARFYALPVFATSGGRWLQTLSLSLAPVLIELAAIVVIYRVVPHRTIKWRYAVAGALLATVLLELAKWGLGAYLGSFNTYQKIYGAVAAAPILLLWIFLCWVAVLLGASLASGMAAFRYQPVALRLPLGYEIYGLLRMLGRFAQARAQGKGLHSDQILAMEPMLTDSLIQQILGQLAEINLLRRDEEGEWLLARDLDDLTLCDLYEACQLRIPVAEAHLPFHDDALGCAARRALDELRVPLRELLKKRVSDLYVESSQEPA from the coding sequence ATGGAGCCCCTGGACTCGTTGAACCGCTGGACCGAACGCGTGCGCGACCGTGCGCGCATGGGCACGTTCTTCCGTTTCCTGGCCAAGCGCTTCCTCGACGACCGCCTGTTCCAGGCCGCAGGCTCGCTGGCCTACACCACGCTGTTCGCGCTGGTGCCGCTGGCGATGGTGGTGTTCGGGGTGTTGTCGGCGTTCTCCACGTTCCAGGAGTGGAGCGACCAGTTGCGCGACTACATCTTCGCCAACTTCCTGCCGGGCGCGGCGGCCAGCCTGAAGACGAAGCTGGACGGCTTCCTGGACAACACCGGCAAGCTGACGGCGGTGGGCGTGATCGCGCTGGTGGTATCGCTGCTGATCACCCTCAACAGCATCGAAGCCACCTTCAACCGCATCTGGCGCGTGCGCAGTGCACGGCCGAAGCTGTCGCGCTTCCTGGTGTACTGGACGGTGCTGACGCTGGGCGCACTGATGGCCGCCGCCTCGCTGGCGCTGTCGGCGCGCTTCTACGCGCTGCCGGTGTTCGCCACCAGCGGCGGCAGGTGGCTGCAGACGCTGTCGCTGAGCCTGGCGCCGGTGCTGATCGAACTGGCCGCCATCGTGGTGATCTACCGCGTGGTGCCGCACCGGACCATCAAGTGGCGCTACGCCGTGGCCGGTGCGCTGCTGGCCACGGTGCTGCTGGAACTGGCCAAGTGGGGCCTGGGCGCCTACCTGGGCAGCTTCAACACCTACCAGAAGATCTATGGCGCAGTGGCGGCCGCGCCCATCCTGCTGCTGTGGATCTTCCTGTGCTGGGTGGCGGTGCTGCTGGGCGCATCGCTGGCGTCGGGCATGGCGGCGTTCCGCTACCAGCCGGTCGCGCTGCGCCTGCCGCTGGGCTACGAAATCTATGGCCTGCTGCGCATGCTGGGGCGCTTTGCGCAGGCGCGCGCCCAGGGCAAGGGACTGCACAGCGACCAGATCCTGGCGATGGAGCCGATGCTGACCGATTCGCTGATCCAGCAGATCCTGGGCCAACTTGCCGAGATCAACCTGCTGCGCCGCGACGAGGAAGGCGAATGGCTGCTGGCGCGCGACCTGGACGACCTGACCCTGTGCGACCTGTACGAGGCCTGCCAGCTGCGCATTCCCGTCGCCGAAGCGCACCTTCCCTTCCACGACGATGCGCTGGGATGCGCGGCGCGGCGCGCGCTGGACGAGCTGCGCGTGCCCTTGCGCGAACTGCTGAAGAAGCGCGTCAGCGATCTGTACGTCGAATCCTCCCAGGAGCCTGCATGA
- a CDS encoding Gfo/Idh/MocA family oxidoreductase translates to MGKLGVAIVGTGMIGAVHRRAALLAGAVVRGVSASSPERGAEVAEAWDVPRAYRDIGEALADPQVQVVHVCTPNHLHRAMAQAALEAGKHVICEKPLATTLHDAEALSALAASAGLVATVPFVYRYHPVVREARARIARGDLGPLRLIHGSYLQDWLLDPASNNWRVDPALGGASRVFADIGSHWCDLVEWVSGERFVDVSAAFETVIAQRAAATGLSFATPAAGGAMQPVSSEDVAAALFKTGNGTLASLTVSQVSAGRRNRLWFEIDGAQASVAFDQEDSERLWIGLPDQREEIFVRGPGAGSAEQRRLSVLPPGHAQGYGHCFDAFVADTYRAILAERPEGLPTFEDGRRSALIVDRVIASARSRAWTRIP, encoded by the coding sequence ATGGGCAAGCTCGGGGTGGCCATCGTCGGCACCGGAATGATCGGCGCCGTGCATCGGCGCGCGGCCTTGCTGGCCGGCGCGGTCGTGCGTGGCGTCAGTGCGTCATCGCCGGAACGTGGCGCAGAAGTGGCGGAAGCGTGGGATGTGCCGCGCGCCTATCGCGACATCGGCGAAGCCCTCGCCGACCCGCAGGTGCAGGTGGTGCATGTGTGCACCCCCAACCACCTGCACCGCGCGATGGCGCAGGCCGCACTGGAAGCCGGCAAGCATGTGATCTGCGAGAAGCCGCTCGCCACCACCCTGCACGATGCCGAAGCGCTCTCCGCGCTGGCGGCCTCGGCCGGCCTGGTGGCGACGGTGCCGTTCGTCTACCGCTATCACCCGGTCGTCCGCGAAGCGCGCGCGCGGATCGCTCGCGGCGACCTGGGGCCGCTGCGGCTCATCCATGGCAGCTACCTGCAGGACTGGCTGCTGGACCCGGCCAGCAACAACTGGCGCGTGGATCCGGCACTGGGCGGCGCGTCGCGCGTCTTCGCCGACATCGGCTCGCACTGGTGCGACCTGGTGGAATGGGTCAGCGGCGAACGTTTCGTGGACGTCAGCGCGGCCTTCGAAACGGTGATCGCGCAACGCGCCGCCGCCACCGGGCTGAGTTTCGCAACGCCCGCGGCGGGCGGCGCGATGCAACCGGTATCCAGCGAAGACGTGGCCGCGGCGCTGTTCAAGACCGGCAACGGCACGCTGGCCTCGTTGACCGTCAGCCAGGTGTCGGCCGGACGCCGCAACCGCCTGTGGTTCGAGATCGACGGCGCGCAGGCCAGCGTGGCCTTCGATCAGGAAGACAGCGAACGGCTCTGGATCGGCCTGCCCGACCAGCGCGAGGAGATCTTCGTGCGAGGTCCGGGCGCGGGAAGCGCCGAACAGCGCCGGCTGTCGGTGCTGCCGCCCGGCCACGCGCAGGGCTATGGCCACTGTTTCGACGCCTTCGTCGCCGACACCTACCGCGCCATCCTCGCCGAACGGCCCGAAGGACTGCCGACGTTCGAGGACGGGCGGCGTTCGGCGCTCATCGTCGATCGCGTCATCGCCTCGGCCAGGTCGCGCGCCTGGACGCGCATTCCCTGA
- a CDS encoding sugar phosphate isomerase/epimerase family protein translates to MKTLKGPALFLAQFIGDKPPFDRLDTLAEWAAGLGYSGVQVPTSAPHVFDLAQAAQSQAYCDDIAGMLDRHGLRITELSTHLQGQLVAVHPAYDSLFDGFAPPEKRGDPSARQAWAVEQMAMAAQASQRLGLTAHATFSGALAWPYFYPWPQRPPGLVEEAFAELGRRWRPILDTFDAHGVDLCYEIHPGEDLHDGATFERFLDAVDHHPRAKILYDPSHLLLQQMDYLGFIDRYHERIGIFHVKDAEYRASARSGVYGGYENWIDRPGRFRSLGDGQIDFKAIFSKLAQYDFPGWAVLEWECCLKHPEDGAREGAAFIRDHLIRVTGRAFDDFADSGASRETLRRMLGI, encoded by the coding sequence GTGAAGACACTCAAGGGTCCCGCGCTGTTCCTGGCGCAATTCATCGGTGACAAGCCTCCCTTCGATCGGTTGGATACCTTGGCCGAATGGGCGGCCGGGCTGGGCTATTCTGGCGTACAAGTGCCCACCAGCGCGCCCCATGTCTTCGACCTGGCGCAGGCGGCACAGAGCCAGGCGTACTGCGACGATATCGCCGGCATGCTGGACCGGCACGGCCTGCGCATCACCGAACTGTCCACCCACCTGCAGGGCCAGCTGGTCGCCGTCCATCCCGCGTACGACAGCCTGTTCGACGGGTTCGCCCCGCCGGAGAAGCGCGGCGATCCTTCTGCCCGGCAGGCGTGGGCGGTCGAACAGATGGCCATGGCCGCGCAGGCCAGCCAGCGCCTGGGACTGACCGCGCATGCGACGTTCTCGGGTGCATTGGCCTGGCCTTATTTCTACCCCTGGCCGCAGCGGCCGCCGGGCCTGGTGGAAGAGGCCTTCGCCGAACTCGGACGCCGCTGGCGTCCCATCCTGGACACCTTCGATGCCCACGGCGTCGACCTCTGCTACGAGATCCATCCCGGCGAAGACCTGCACGACGGTGCGACCTTCGAACGGTTCCTCGACGCGGTGGACCACCATCCGCGCGCCAAGATCCTCTACGACCCCAGCCACCTGCTGCTGCAGCAGATGGACTATCTGGGCTTCATCGACCGCTACCACGAGCGCATCGGCATCTTCCACGTGAAGGACGCCGAGTACCGCGCCAGTGCGCGCAGCGGCGTCTATGGCGGCTACGAGAACTGGATCGACCGTCCCGGCCGCTTCCGCTCGCTGGGCGATGGCCAGATCGATTTCAAAGCGATCTTCTCGAAGTTGGCGCAGTACGATTTCCCCGGCTGGGCAGTACTGGAATGGGAGTGCTGCCTGAAGCATCCGGAAGACGGCGCGCGCGAAGGCGCCGCCTTCATCCGCGACCATCTGATCCGCGTGACCGGGCGCGCCTTCGACGATTTCGCCGACAGCGGCGCGAGCCGGGAAACACTGCGCCGCATGCTGGGGATCTGA
- a CDS encoding TlpA disulfide reductase family protein — protein MKSIPSLSLAVVLSLAACNAGSAPSEASQPAIEAHVQAVDPASTAHADRTAEIPALEVQTLDGAAYSLAARRGRWVVVNFWATWCAPCLKEMPDLSALDKDNAHIEVIGLAYEEIEADELKAFLEERPVVYPIAILDVYNPPADFATPRGLPLTYLIAPDGRVAKQFLGPVTGKQIEAAIAAAGGPKAGA, from the coding sequence ATGAAGTCCATTCCCTCCCTGTCGCTGGCCGTGGTCCTGTCGCTGGCGGCGTGCAATGCCGGCTCGGCACCGTCCGAAGCCTCGCAGCCCGCCATCGAAGCGCATGTGCAGGCGGTCGATCCCGCCTCGACGGCGCATGCCGATCGCACGGCCGAGATCCCCGCGCTGGAAGTGCAGACGCTGGACGGCGCCGCGTACTCGCTGGCCGCGCGGCGCGGCCGATGGGTGGTGGTCAACTTCTGGGCCACCTGGTGCGCGCCGTGCCTGAAGGAGATGCCCGACCTGTCGGCGCTGGACAAGGACAATGCGCATATCGAGGTGATCGGCCTGGCTTACGAGGAAATCGAAGCGGACGAACTGAAAGCGTTCCTGGAGGAGCGTCCGGTCGTCTATCCGATCGCGATCCTCGATGTGTACAACCCCCCCGCGGACTTCGCCACGCCGCGCGGTCTGCCGCTGACCTACCTGATCGCGCCGGACGGCAGGGTGGCCAAGCAGTTCCTCGGTCCGGTGACGGGCAAGCAGATCGAAGCGGCCATCGCCGCGGCGGGCGGGCCGAAGGCCGGGGCCTGA
- a CDS encoding sugar phosphate isomerase/epimerase — translation MSITPLRRTATATLLFLSSLPGFARDATPAQPVAVQMYTLRHVASLDEQLKIVHDAGVRAVETVGTQNVSASELKRLLDTYSIRVISSHVQLADLRADLDGVVAFQQAIGNTVLVVPYLGEQERPTDAAGWTALGEELAGISERLQARGMTLAYHNHDFELVDFAGRTGLELLFEAAGPGLKTELDLAWVARAGLDPAAMLGKFRGRLFAVHAKDNAAQGQAQDEGGFAAVGQGVLDWASILPAARAAGVQWFIVEHDQPRDPAAVVKAGADYLNKHLPADAVR, via the coding sequence ATGAGCATCACGCCCTTGCGAAGAACCGCCACCGCCACGCTGCTGTTCCTGTCCTCCCTGCCCGGCTTCGCCAGGGACGCCACGCCGGCCCAGCCCGTCGCCGTGCAGATGTACACCCTGCGCCACGTGGCCTCGCTCGATGAACAACTGAAGATCGTGCACGATGCCGGCGTGCGGGCGGTGGAAACCGTCGGCACGCAGAACGTCAGCGCCAGCGAACTGAAGCGGTTGCTGGACACGTATTCGATCAGGGTGATCTCCAGCCATGTGCAGTTGGCGGACCTGCGCGCGGACCTGGACGGCGTGGTCGCCTTCCAACAGGCCATCGGCAACACCGTGCTGGTGGTGCCCTATCTGGGCGAACAGGAGCGGCCGACCGACGCGGCCGGCTGGACGGCCCTGGGCGAGGAACTGGCCGGCATCTCGGAACGGCTGCAAGCCAGGGGCATGACCCTGGCCTACCACAACCACGACTTCGAACTGGTGGATTTCGCCGGCAGGACGGGACTGGAGCTGCTGTTCGAAGCGGCCGGCCCCGGATTGAAAACGGAACTGGATCTGGCCTGGGTGGCGCGCGCCGGGCTGGACCCGGCGGCGATGCTGGGCAAGTTCCGCGGGCGCCTGTTCGCGGTCCACGCCAAGGACAATGCCGCCCAGGGCCAGGCGCAGGACGAGGGCGGCTTCGCCGCTGTCGGCCAGGGCGTGCTGGACTGGGCATCGATCCTTCCCGCCGCCAGGGCCGCGGGCGTGCAATGGTTCATTGTCGAGCACGATCAACCGCGCGATCCCGCGGCGGTGGTGAAAGCCGGCGCGGACTATCTCAACAAGCACCTGCCTGCGGACGCAGTGCGCTGA
- a CDS encoding cytochrome c: MAASVAVPALSAGPRDAAAGARLYATQCSACHGAERAGIPGTFPALTDVGKRLDEKQIREKIVNGGGLMPPFSQLSEKEIDDLVAFLQQ, translated from the coding sequence ATGGCCGCCTCCGTCGCGGTCCCGGCGCTCTCGGCAGGCCCGCGGGATGCGGCGGCCGGTGCCCGGCTCTACGCCACCCAGTGTTCGGCCTGCCACGGCGCGGAACGTGCCGGCATTCCGGGCACCTTCCCTGCCCTCACTGACGTGGGCAAGCGGCTGGACGAAAAGCAGATCAGGGAGAAGATCGTGAACGGCGGCGGGCTGATGCCGCCCTTCAGCCAGCTCTCGGAAAAGGAGATCGACGACCTGGTCGCCTTCCTCCAGCAGTAG